In Cicer arietinum cultivar CDC Frontier isolate Library 1 chromosome 7, Cicar.CDCFrontier_v2.0, whole genome shotgun sequence, a single window of DNA contains:
- the LOC101513677 gene encoding metal tolerance protein A2-like isoform X3 codes for MDLTLNFEMDAHSSHHGRIIEISRDIPDAGRKICGEAPCGFSDAGAISKDSKERSTSMRKLLTAVILCVIFMAVELVGGVKANSLAILTDAAHLLSDVAAFAISLFSLWAAGWEANPRQSYGFFRIEILGALVSIQLIWLLAGIIVYEAIDRLVAGPQTVDGFLMFLVAAFGLVVNIIMAVLLGHDHGHGHDHGHGHSHGLGHSHGHDHGHSHSHGHGHDHDHGHSHGHDHGHSHSHGHDHGLSVSTHDHTKDEHHHDHSHDHKGINEPLLGESENKSKKKKQRNINVQGAYLHVLGDSIQSVGVMIGGAVIWYKPEWKIVDLICTLIFSAIVLGTTINMLRNILEVLMESTPREIDATQLEKGLLEMEEVIAVHELHIWAITVGKVLLACHVKINRDADADLVLDKVVDYIRRVYNISHVTIQIER; via the exons ATGGATTTaactttgaattttgaa ATGGATGCACACAGCTCTCATCACGGTAGAATTATTGAAATCAGTAGAGATATTCCAGATGCAGGAAGGAAGATTTGTGGCGAAGCACCATGTGGATTCTCAGATGCTGGAGCCATCTCCAAGGATTCAAAAGAACGTTCAACTTCCATGCGCAAGCTTTTGACAGCAGTGATCCTTTGCGTTATTTTTATGGCTGTTGAATTGGTTGGTGGCGTCAAAGCTAACAGTCTTGCAATATTGACCGATGCAGCGCATCTTCTTTCAGACGTTGCAGCGTTTGCCATCTCCTTATTCTCTTTGTGGGCTGCGGGATGGGAAGCTAATCCTCGTCAGTCATATGGATTCTTTAGAATAGAGATTCTGGGCGCTTTGGTTTCTATCCAATTAATATGGCTGCTTGCTGGGATCATTGTGTACGAAGCCATTGATAGACTCGTTGCCGGTCCTCAAACTGTTGATGGTTTTTTAATGTTTCTAGTCGCTGCGTTTGGTCTTGTGGTTAACATCATTATGGCTGTGTTATTAGGTCATGATCACGGCCACGGTCACGATCACGGCCACGGTCACAGCCACGGTCTTGGTCATAGTCATGGTCATGATCATGGTCATAGTCATAGTCATGGTCATGGTCATGATCATGATCATGGTCATAGTCATGGTCATGATCACGGTCATAGTCATAGTCATGGTCACGATCACGGACTTTCGGTTTCTACACATGATCATACAAAAGACGAGCACCATCACGATCATTCTCATGATCACAAAGGGATTAATGAACCACTTCTCGGTGAATCAGAAAACAAATCCAAGAAGAAGAAGCAGCGGAACATAAACGTGCAGGGCGCTTATCTCCATGTACTCGGAGACTCTATCCAAAGCGTTGGTGTAATGATTGGAGGAGCAGTGATATGGTATAAGCCAGAATGGAAAATAGTAGATTTAATTTGCACTCTAATCTTTTCCGCAATTGTTTTGGGGACAACCATCAACATGCTCCGAAACATTTTGGAAGTTTTGATGGAAAGCACGCCTCGCGAAATAGACGCCACTCAGCTTGAAAAGGGACTATTGGAGATGGAAGAAGTAATTGCTGTTCATGAGCTGCACATTTGGGCCATTACAGTTGGAAAAGTTTTGTTAGCATGTCATGTTAAAATAAACCGCGATGCCGACGCAGACCTGGTGCTGGACAAGGTTGTTGATTACATCAGAAGGGTTTATAACATCAGTCATGTAACTATACAAATAGAGCgctag
- the LOC101513677 gene encoding metal tolerance protein A1-like isoform X2 — MEQYIYDQDFQRYNMDAHSSHHGRIIEISRDIPDAGRKICGEAPCGFSDAGAISKDSKERSTSMRKLLTAVILCVIFMAVELVGGVKANSLAILTDAAHLLSDVAAFAISLFSLWAAGWEANPRQSYGFFRIEILGALVSIQLIWLLAGIIVYEAIDRLVAGPQTVDGFLMFLVAAFGLVVNIIMAVLLGHDHGHGHDHGHGHSHGLGHSHGHDHGHSHSHGHGHDHDHGHSHGHDHGHSHSHGHDHGLSVSTHDHTKDEHHHDHSHDHKGINEPLLGESENKSKKKKQRNINVQGAYLHVLGDSIQSVGVMIGGAVIWYKPEWKIVDLICTLIFSAIVLGTTINMLRNILEVLMESTPREIDATQLEKGLLEMEEVIAVHELHIWAITVGKVLLACHVKINRDADADLVLDKVVDYIRRVYNISHVTIQIER, encoded by the exons ATGGAGCAGTATATTTATGATCAAGATTTTCAAAGATATAAT ATGGATGCACACAGCTCTCATCACGGTAGAATTATTGAAATCAGTAGAGATATTCCAGATGCAGGAAGGAAGATTTGTGGCGAAGCACCATGTGGATTCTCAGATGCTGGAGCCATCTCCAAGGATTCAAAAGAACGTTCAACTTCCATGCGCAAGCTTTTGACAGCAGTGATCCTTTGCGTTATTTTTATGGCTGTTGAATTGGTTGGTGGCGTCAAAGCTAACAGTCTTGCAATATTGACCGATGCAGCGCATCTTCTTTCAGACGTTGCAGCGTTTGCCATCTCCTTATTCTCTTTGTGGGCTGCGGGATGGGAAGCTAATCCTCGTCAGTCATATGGATTCTTTAGAATAGAGATTCTGGGCGCTTTGGTTTCTATCCAATTAATATGGCTGCTTGCTGGGATCATTGTGTACGAAGCCATTGATAGACTCGTTGCCGGTCCTCAAACTGTTGATGGTTTTTTAATGTTTCTAGTCGCTGCGTTTGGTCTTGTGGTTAACATCATTATGGCTGTGTTATTAGGTCATGATCACGGCCACGGTCACGATCACGGCCACGGTCACAGCCACGGTCTTGGTCATAGTCATGGTCATGATCATGGTCATAGTCATAGTCATGGTCATGGTCATGATCATGATCATGGTCATAGTCATGGTCATGATCACGGTCATAGTCATAGTCATGGTCACGATCACGGACTTTCGGTTTCTACACATGATCATACAAAAGACGAGCACCATCACGATCATTCTCATGATCACAAAGGGATTAATGAACCACTTCTCGGTGAATCAGAAAACAAATCCAAGAAGAAGAAGCAGCGGAACATAAACGTGCAGGGCGCTTATCTCCATGTACTCGGAGACTCTATCCAAAGCGTTGGTGTAATGATTGGAGGAGCAGTGATATGGTATAAGCCAGAATGGAAAATAGTAGATTTAATTTGCACTCTAATCTTTTCCGCAATTGTTTTGGGGACAACCATCAACATGCTCCGAAACATTTTGGAAGTTTTGATGGAAAGCACGCCTCGCGAAATAGACGCCACTCAGCTTGAAAAGGGACTATTGGAGATGGAAGAAGTAATTGCTGTTCATGAGCTGCACATTTGGGCCATTACAGTTGGAAAAGTTTTGTTAGCATGTCATGTTAAAATAAACCGCGATGCCGACGCAGACCTGGTGCTGGACAAGGTTGTTGATTACATCAGAAGGGTTTATAACATCAGTCATGTAACTATACAAATAGAGCgctag
- the LOC101514442 gene encoding NDR1/HIN1-like protein 12, protein MSEIMQIHHEDPPQQHHSQRNFPNKPTQQHQQQDPHQYRMHQKGTFPRYKAPNAPKREHCICITIFFLILGIIILILWLAYHPSKPHITITSASIYGLNATSPPFISITMQFTIFIKNQNKHVSIYFDRLSTYVSYRNQPITPRVMLPSLYLEKRGTVSLSPEIGGVPVAVSIDVLNGFGVDENYGVVGVKLILEGRLRWKSGEIKSAHYGLYSKCDLLLGLKKGVIGQIPLLGTPVCVVDT, encoded by the coding sequence CATCATGAAGATCCACCCCAACAACACCATTCACAACGCAATTTCCCTAACAAACCAACCcaacaacatcaacaacaaGATCCTCATCAATATCGCATGCACCAAAAAGGTACATTTCCTCGTTACAAAGCACCAAATGCTCCAAAACGTGAACATTGCATATGCATCACAATCTTCTTCCTCATACTTGGCATCATAATCTTAATCTTATGGCTTGCTTACCATCCCTCAAAACCTCACATCACAATAACAAGTGCTTCAATCTATGGCCTCAATGCAACTTCACCACCATTCATATCAATCACAATGCAATTCACAATCttcataaaaaaccaaaacaaacATGTCTCTATTTACTTCGACCGTCTTTCAACATACGTGTCGTATAGAAACCAACCCATTACGCCGCGTGTTATGCTTCCGTCGCTTTACTTGGAGAAGCGGGGAACCGTGTCGTTGTCACCGGAGATAGGAGGCGTGCCGGTGGCGGTTTCGATTGATGTGTTGAATGGTTTTGGTGTGGATGAGAATTATGGAGTTGTGGGTGTGAAATTGATATTGGAAGGGAGGTTGAGGTGGAAAAGTGGTGAGATAAAATCAGCACATTATGGATTGTATAGTAAGTGTGATttattgttgggtttgaagAAAGGTGTTATAGGTCAGATTCCTCTGCTTGGGACTCCGGTATGTGTTGTGGATACATGA
- the LOC101513677 gene encoding metal tolerance protein A1-like isoform X4: MDAHSSHHGRIIEISRDIPDAGRKICGEAPCGFSDAGAISKDSKERSTSMRKLLTAVILCVIFMAVELVGGVKANSLAILTDAAHLLSDVAAFAISLFSLWAAGWEANPRQSYGFFRIEILGALVSIQLIWLLAGIIVYEAIDRLVAGPQTVDGFLMFLVAAFGLVVNIIMAVLLGHDHGHGHDHGHGHSHGLGHSHGHDHGHSHSHGHGHDHDHGHSHGHDHGHSHSHGHDHGLSVSTHDHTKDEHHHDHSHDHKGINEPLLGESENKSKKKKQRNINVQGAYLHVLGDSIQSVGVMIGGAVIWYKPEWKIVDLICTLIFSAIVLGTTINMLRNILEVLMESTPREIDATQLEKGLLEMEEVIAVHELHIWAITVGKVLLACHVKINRDADADLVLDKVVDYIRRVYNISHVTIQIER; encoded by the coding sequence ATGGATGCACACAGCTCTCATCACGGTAGAATTATTGAAATCAGTAGAGATATTCCAGATGCAGGAAGGAAGATTTGTGGCGAAGCACCATGTGGATTCTCAGATGCTGGAGCCATCTCCAAGGATTCAAAAGAACGTTCAACTTCCATGCGCAAGCTTTTGACAGCAGTGATCCTTTGCGTTATTTTTATGGCTGTTGAATTGGTTGGTGGCGTCAAAGCTAACAGTCTTGCAATATTGACCGATGCAGCGCATCTTCTTTCAGACGTTGCAGCGTTTGCCATCTCCTTATTCTCTTTGTGGGCTGCGGGATGGGAAGCTAATCCTCGTCAGTCATATGGATTCTTTAGAATAGAGATTCTGGGCGCTTTGGTTTCTATCCAATTAATATGGCTGCTTGCTGGGATCATTGTGTACGAAGCCATTGATAGACTCGTTGCCGGTCCTCAAACTGTTGATGGTTTTTTAATGTTTCTAGTCGCTGCGTTTGGTCTTGTGGTTAACATCATTATGGCTGTGTTATTAGGTCATGATCACGGCCACGGTCACGATCACGGCCACGGTCACAGCCACGGTCTTGGTCATAGTCATGGTCATGATCATGGTCATAGTCATAGTCATGGTCATGGTCATGATCATGATCATGGTCATAGTCATGGTCATGATCACGGTCATAGTCATAGTCATGGTCACGATCACGGACTTTCGGTTTCTACACATGATCATACAAAAGACGAGCACCATCACGATCATTCTCATGATCACAAAGGGATTAATGAACCACTTCTCGGTGAATCAGAAAACAAATCCAAGAAGAAGAAGCAGCGGAACATAAACGTGCAGGGCGCTTATCTCCATGTACTCGGAGACTCTATCCAAAGCGTTGGTGTAATGATTGGAGGAGCAGTGATATGGTATAAGCCAGAATGGAAAATAGTAGATTTAATTTGCACTCTAATCTTTTCCGCAATTGTTTTGGGGACAACCATCAACATGCTCCGAAACATTTTGGAAGTTTTGATGGAAAGCACGCCTCGCGAAATAGACGCCACTCAGCTTGAAAAGGGACTATTGGAGATGGAAGAAGTAATTGCTGTTCATGAGCTGCACATTTGGGCCATTACAGTTGGAAAAGTTTTGTTAGCATGTCATGTTAAAATAAACCGCGATGCCGACGCAGACCTGGTGCTGGACAAGGTTGTTGATTACATCAGAAGGGTTTATAACATCAGTCATGTAACTATACAAATAGAGCgctag
- the LOC101513677 gene encoding metal tolerance protein A1-like isoform X1 — MEQYIYDQDFQRYNVHMDAHSSHHGRIIEISRDIPDAGRKICGEAPCGFSDAGAISKDSKERSTSMRKLLTAVILCVIFMAVELVGGVKANSLAILTDAAHLLSDVAAFAISLFSLWAAGWEANPRQSYGFFRIEILGALVSIQLIWLLAGIIVYEAIDRLVAGPQTVDGFLMFLVAAFGLVVNIIMAVLLGHDHGHGHDHGHGHSHGLGHSHGHDHGHSHSHGHGHDHDHGHSHGHDHGHSHSHGHDHGLSVSTHDHTKDEHHHDHSHDHKGINEPLLGESENKSKKKKQRNINVQGAYLHVLGDSIQSVGVMIGGAVIWYKPEWKIVDLICTLIFSAIVLGTTINMLRNILEVLMESTPREIDATQLEKGLLEMEEVIAVHELHIWAITVGKVLLACHVKINRDADADLVLDKVVDYIRRVYNISHVTIQIER; from the exons ATGGAGCAGTATATTTATGATCAAGATTTTCAAAGATATAATGTACAT ATGGATGCACACAGCTCTCATCACGGTAGAATTATTGAAATCAGTAGAGATATTCCAGATGCAGGAAGGAAGATTTGTGGCGAAGCACCATGTGGATTCTCAGATGCTGGAGCCATCTCCAAGGATTCAAAAGAACGTTCAACTTCCATGCGCAAGCTTTTGACAGCAGTGATCCTTTGCGTTATTTTTATGGCTGTTGAATTGGTTGGTGGCGTCAAAGCTAACAGTCTTGCAATATTGACCGATGCAGCGCATCTTCTTTCAGACGTTGCAGCGTTTGCCATCTCCTTATTCTCTTTGTGGGCTGCGGGATGGGAAGCTAATCCTCGTCAGTCATATGGATTCTTTAGAATAGAGATTCTGGGCGCTTTGGTTTCTATCCAATTAATATGGCTGCTTGCTGGGATCATTGTGTACGAAGCCATTGATAGACTCGTTGCCGGTCCTCAAACTGTTGATGGTTTTTTAATGTTTCTAGTCGCTGCGTTTGGTCTTGTGGTTAACATCATTATGGCTGTGTTATTAGGTCATGATCACGGCCACGGTCACGATCACGGCCACGGTCACAGCCACGGTCTTGGTCATAGTCATGGTCATGATCATGGTCATAGTCATAGTCATGGTCATGGTCATGATCATGATCATGGTCATAGTCATGGTCATGATCACGGTCATAGTCATAGTCATGGTCACGATCACGGACTTTCGGTTTCTACACATGATCATACAAAAGACGAGCACCATCACGATCATTCTCATGATCACAAAGGGATTAATGAACCACTTCTCGGTGAATCAGAAAACAAATCCAAGAAGAAGAAGCAGCGGAACATAAACGTGCAGGGCGCTTATCTCCATGTACTCGGAGACTCTATCCAAAGCGTTGGTGTAATGATTGGAGGAGCAGTGATATGGTATAAGCCAGAATGGAAAATAGTAGATTTAATTTGCACTCTAATCTTTTCCGCAATTGTTTTGGGGACAACCATCAACATGCTCCGAAACATTTTGGAAGTTTTGATGGAAAGCACGCCTCGCGAAATAGACGCCACTCAGCTTGAAAAGGGACTATTGGAGATGGAAGAAGTAATTGCTGTTCATGAGCTGCACATTTGGGCCATTACAGTTGGAAAAGTTTTGTTAGCATGTCATGTTAAAATAAACCGCGATGCCGACGCAGACCTGGTGCTGGACAAGGTTGTTGATTACATCAGAAGGGTTTATAACATCAGTCATGTAACTATACAAATAGAGCgctag
- the LOC101513357 gene encoding transcription factor bHLH57-like encodes MERLQGPINSCFFGEVNYLDQTLLDVENLRFEEEEQEQFLISSLEDNMPFLQMLQSVESPNFFPLKEPNFQTLLRLQQQMKKPWEDNTQVQTALEFESCVTHDMLEMQYSPVKSESNELQNKISASCIEKLSYECNQKEPAKTPQTCLKSQTTREKRKRKRTRPIKNKEDVENQRMTHIAVERNRRRQMNDHLSVLRSLMPPSYIQRGDQASIIGGAIDFVKELEQLLESLEAQKRIKKNDEEVSYSSSLSKPSSSTDSYGMKLSSSEENEVKAENKSEAADIKVTLIQTHVNLKIECKKRQGQLIKVIVALENLRLTILHLNITSSESSVFYSLNLKIEEECKLGSANDIAEAVHEIFSYINGS; translated from the exons ATGGAAAGGCTTCAAGGACCCATCAATTCTTGT TTCTTTGGTGAAGTGAATTATTTGGACCAAACATTACTTGATGTAGAAAACTTAAGATTTGAAGAGGAAGAACAAGAACAATTTCTCATATCAAGTTTAGAAGACAACATGCCATTTCTTCAAATGCTTCAAAGTGTTGAGTCTCCAAATTTTTTCCCTTTGAAAGAACCAAACTTTCAAACACTTTTGAGGCTACAACAACAAATGAAGAAACCATGGGAAGATAATACACAAGTTCAAACAGCATTGGAATTTGAAAGCTGTGTAACACATGACATGTTAGAGATGCAATACTCACCAGTTAAATCAGAAAGCAATGaacttcaaaacaaaatttcagcTTCATGCATTGAGAAATTGAGCTATGAGTGTAACCAAAAAGAACCAGCAAAAACACCACAAACATGTCTCAAATCTCAAACAACAAgggaaaagagaaagagaaagagaacaAGACCAATTAAGAACAAGGAAGATGTTGAGAATCAACGTATGACACATATTGCTGTTGAAAGAAACAGAAGACGCCAAATGAATGACCATCTTAGTGTTCTTAGGTCCCTCATGCCACCTTCATATATTCAAAGG GGTGACCAAGCATCAATAATAGGAGGTGCAATAGATTTTGTGAAAGAGTTAGAGCAATTGCTTGAATCCCTTGAAGCacaaaaaaggataaaaaagaatgatgaaGAGGTTAGTTATTCAAGTAGTTTGTCAAAACCATCTTCATCAACAGATAGTTATGGAATGAAGTTATCATCTTCTGAAGAAAATGAAGTGAAGGCGGAAAACAAGTCAGAAGCAGCAGATATAAAAGTCACATTGATTCAAACTCATGTGAACTTGAAAATTGAGTGTAAAAAAAGACAAGGACAATTGATAAAAGTTATTGTTGCTTTGGAAAATCTTAGGCTAACTATTCTTCACCTTAACATCACATCTTCTGAGTCTTCTGTCTTCTACTCCCTAAATCTCAAG ATTGAAGAAGAGTGTAAGCTAGGCTCAGCAAATGACATAGCAGAAGCAGTTCATGAAATATTCAGCTATATTAATGGCAGCTAA